The sequence taatgaggttcaacaagtccaagcgcaaggtgctgcacctgcactggggcaatcccagacatgagcacagactgggagaagaactcactgagagcagcccagcagagaaggacttgggggttctggtggacaaaaagctggacatgagccagcagtgcgtgcCTGCAGTGCAAAAGGGCAACTGCGTcatgggctgcaccaacagaggagtggccagcagggtgagggaggtgattgtgcccctctgctctgccatggTGAGGCgccacctggagtgctgcgtcctggggctcccagcaccagaaggatgtggggctgttagagtggatccagaggagggccgcaaagatgatcaagggctggggcacctctcctacgttgaaaggctgagagagctgggatttctcaccctggagaagaggaggctctggggtgacctcattgcgACCTTTCAGTATTTGAAGGGGAGCAACTCTGTTCAATctgataatgataggacaaggaagaaTTGTTTTagactaaaagaggggagacttggattagatataaggaggaagtTCTTTGcgcagagggtggtgaggccctggcacaggttgcccagagaagctgtggatgccccatccctggaggtgctcaaggccaggctggatggggctttgggcaacctggtttggtgggaggtgtccctgcctatggcatgGGGATTGGAACTAGGggatctttgaggtcccttcctttcctgttaggaaaacatgtttttttttttttttttaaaaaaaaaaaaaaagaaaagggtccTAACTTTAAAGTAGAGATTTTTTGTATACTCACTGGGTCTTTTGTAAGTAACTTGCAACTTCAAATAGGAAGTGAATTgcaattttttccccatgttagCACAAACTTCAGTTAGAGCTTGGACAGATGACCTCAGCTGTCTTTGTCAAGGAACCTGACAGCTTTAATCTGTGATTATTCTGCCCACGTGAGTGGGTTTaagagcattttatttcacaaacaAGTTGCCGAAACAACCCAGATGTTTGGATTGACTTCACTGACAGCCTGGGCAATATACCAGTTGCTCTCTGGTTTTGACCCCAAATCACCCGTGTGTTTGTGTTAAACGAAGTCACTGTGTACACGGCGCTGTGGGCAGGTTGtgccctccctctgcctctgaGTGTAGGGAGCCAGATCCTGGAACTAAACCTGATGAAAACTAATTAGGCTAAAAGTTAGTTTTCATCCATTTTAATTCCCTGGTGCAACGCAGAGGCACGTGGCTCAAGGGATCCTGCAAGTAAAGCAGCAGAATGTGGGTGAGGGACGAGACAGCTTCCTTTGGTGGCAGGAGTAGTCTGGTCAAGCGTAAAGCTTCACTTGACCTTTCTGCTGCTCAGCATTAATACAGGGAAGCTGTGCATCTTAGATCAGGTGTTCCAAGCATatccatgcatttttttctgatgcacGTCCACGTTGGCCTTCTTATTAATATGGCTGTGCAGTAGGTGGTCGGTAACTTTGGAAAACTTGCAGGCacaataaaaagcataaaacatcAAACTTTGTGTCTGTGGTGGCAGGCAAATAATCAGGTACTGTGACGCACTGAGCAGTTTTCAGACCTTAATCTCACCaaatgtgctgtgctgcagtgttACTCCACAGCAAGAATGGCAGGATATGGGGTGCCCGCAGTTTGGCTGAGTGTTGGACACAGAAGAATAGAATGTGAAGAAACTGGCTGTAGTCTGTGTTTTCAGTAATGActtctttaaattattattgATCCAGCAGGGACTTAATCAAGGTTAGCTTGTAATCacaaatgctgtttaaaatgtgtttctttatcAATTCAAGTTGAGGAACACGATGGAAAATAGCAAGCGTGTGTATTCTGTTGTGGAGATACGAGACTTAGCGATATGGCGCTGCTCCTTCCACGTGTGTTCACAGTCCAGTGAACGGTAGCTTAAATGGGAAAACTTTGCGAGGCCAAACGGATGCTTCAGAGTGGTGCATGGGTATGGTCGTGCCTCTTGGAGCTGAGCAGAGATCCCTTACTGCGTTCAGCACAGCAGTGAGGAATCTGGAGCTTGTGGCTTATCCCCAACAGAGCGTAAGGAAATTAAAGTGATCCTCAGTGCTGCAAAATCCTCAGGGCATGAACTACGGCCGTCTGACACAGGAGGCTTCTGATAGCTAGCTCAGTGTGGGCTGGCACCGCTTCATTTAATATCTGGTGCTCCCAGGTGCTTGTTCCCAGCATTGTTTACCGCCTGTCTTGTAATGCCACGGATACTGGCATACCTGTGTTGTACTGAGTGGTGCAACTGATCTAAAtttgggaggggaaaggaagtgGTTTTACCTTTATCTTTGATCCTGTTCACCATTTAGCTATGCAAGTGCTTTTCCTACCACAAACAGGAGGTGAGTGCAAGAGGATTGCTGAAATGCTGTACTTAGAGCTGCAATTCTAATTTAAAGCACTCAGTAAACTAATTGCTTAGTTTCACGGTCTTAATTTAAGCAGTAATAAAGTTCTGAAATATAATCCTCTCTTCTGATTTGTAGCCAGTGGTTGCAGACTTGCTAACAAGTCTGAGTCCATGAAAAGAGCTATGTGTATGTGTAGTGTGTGTAGTCTGTTCccttgatgtgatttttttcgTTGTTAGTGCTCAGAAATTTCTGAGCAACTTTCTTACGAAATAGCAGGAAATATCAAAGGTTAATTCAGGGGAATAATCAAACGTGGAGAGTGCAGGATATTAAGAGGTAGGATTAAGTACTGGTATTTCTTTTGTGCAACACCTGCCTAGAGCTGTGTGCAAAAATGACATTGACTGCTCTTCtgagtatttttccctttagaaaagagttatttcttttttttttcttttcttttctccaagaaTCAGCATTTTAAGTTGGTTATACCTCTGAAatcttctgttttataaatgCTTACCTACAAAGTCATTGACTGACtgtgctgttgtttgttttcaaggagAAAAGACGTGGCCGCGGAAGATATGGAGGTAGAAAGTGTGGCAGAGGTCacaaaggagaaagacaaagagGAAATCGTCCCCGATTAGGCTTTGAGGGTGGCCAAACTCCATTTTATTTGGCCATACCGAAGTATGGGTTTAATGAGGGACATAGGTAAGTTTCTTCACATATAAGCAGGCTGATTAATTTCTGAGTGTCTTAAGTGTTCTCCTGAAGCCAGAATCTCTCTAATATGCCAAAGCAGGGCTAACTGAAGATGAGGTATTCCTCTGTGATCGTTAGCTTGCCTGTCAGCACGATCTCTCATTTCTTGtgagatttaaaaatttattttaattattttttgttgttttatttgcataattCTTCATGTGTTGCATGTGCCCATGCTCCTGTAGCTGAGCACattcctttgtctttctttgttATTTCACTTTGCTTTATTCACTTGAAGCCCTGATCTGCTGCCAGCCAAACAAACCCGCTTCTCTTCATTACTGTACACTTTAGCCATGCAAAGCTGCTCTCTTTGTCTGGGCTCCATCAGTTCCACCTAGTATCTTAACAAACTGTGTAATACCAAATCTGTTGTAAGAGTCCATTAAGTCATCTTCTGCCATTGTTCTCAGGCATTCTGCCTTGGCTGTCACTTCTGTCCCCTTTTCACATTATGCTTGCTTGTGCCATTGTCCATCttccagctttttaaaatgattgttCTAACATGTCTTTTCCCTagtgttttccctttcttttttttttttatttattattattattattttatttttaattgtctatttttgtttaaatctgttttttgtttcctaagATAGCTTTCATGTTGCCTTGGTCACTAACCATCTTGTTGCCTTTACATATGTTCTCAAACTTCTGTATCCATACAATGCTGCTACAGGTCCTAGTAACAAAAACGTGCCACATCTAGCAGACAGTTCAAGAATGAAAGTACTGATGTGTACTTATTCATCAGTTGTTAAACTTGCAGTTTGATTGCATGTTTCATTTGCTGATATAACTTCAGCAAATAGCTGCACATTTTTATAGTTTCAATTTATACATGAAGTGTAACTTACAGACCTGTCCTCATTATTGAAGGTTTTCTCTGCAAGTCTTGTTAGTTTTGAAGTTTTTTAAACTATACTTCCAATTACTGCCATTTCTCCCTCTTAATTTATTATAATAGTAAACAAGAAGTGCTTTTGATACACAGAGGATGATCTGCAGAATGCAGATGCTGATCTTATGTTAACAGCAATCCCAAATTTATTCATAAACAACACAAATCCAAGCctctgcaatgaaaaaaattaacaatgttttgctgctttttaaccACATCTGGCACACGtggaaacaacaaataaaatagtcataatttttcaatgttttcaaaacTCCAGTGTGAGACTACTATAAAAGTTCTTTTGGTGGACATTGTAAGTGCAATCGAGAGACTGTTGGGATAGGAACATGCTGAACAGTGTCTCTACCTGTTTATCTTcacattgctcttttttttttcctgtctgcagtggtgtttctctgctttttgaaCTCTTGCTCTGTTAGGAACTGTCTGATGGGTAATTCTGCTGCttggttgttttctgttttgttttgctcagcATACCATTAAAGCTTAATAGataagcttttcattttttctactaACACAGATTTCCAGTAGTGGTGGTGAAATAGATCATTTGAGAAAGTTCTGAGCAGCAGCATAACTGGTATGCAGGAGGTATAGAACCAGGAAGGACTACCCAGAGGATTGGTTTGTGCAATAAAGTTAGAACTTcataaaatgcagcagcagattCTGCTGAAGGTGATAGCTACTGACAAAATATTCCATTCTCCTTTGGGGATATAGATTAATGTAGACATTCttaatatttctctctcttggAGGATGTTCAGGAAGATTCCATTTACTACTTGTTAGATGTCAGGTGCAGTGGtatgaactaaaaaaaaacttgttgGATAGAGGCAAGCTGTGCAGGAGCATATACTGGGTTTGGCTGCTATTCTGACTAAATTTCTATGGAAAGGCAGaggtactttttattttcatagtgagcgttttttgtttgtttgtttttattcatttgttgtcttttggttggttggtcttttttttggtcagatTTTCCAAATGCATCACCGAGGCTACCAAGATGGATTCACTTTGAAGCTGATAGTTATTTAGAATCTTGTTGACTTACCAAGAAATGCTGATGCTTCAACTTCTTCATGTTTTgctgcttcctttaaaaaaaaaaaaaaaaaaaaaaaaaaaaagcagatacagAGGTATTCTGGAGTAAATCGAGCTCAACAAAAGGATTAATGTCATATTAGGGGTGGGAACTGAATGTGTAGTGCAGTCTTGAGCTCTAACTGGGGCTTGTAAGTTCAGTTTAATGCAAATATGATTTTGGCTTATGGATGACTGTTTCAAGCATTTTCTTGGTTGTTTTAGGACTGGGTAGAAAATGGATTATGTGCTGTATATCACTGACCAGTTCTATTAGAGTTTCATAAAtatctttgttccttttttttctctccccagcttCAGACGTCAGTATCAACCACTCAGTCTTCAGAAGCTGCAGTACCTGATTGATCTGGGTAGAGTTGACCCCACACAACCAATTGACTTGACACAGCTTACTAATGCCAGAGGTATAACAGTCCAACCTCTCAAACGAGATTATGGCGTCCAGCTCGTGGAGGAGGTATGCATACAAAACAGATCTATTGTTTTAGGCAGTGTAAAGCCTTGAGTTCTCAGTTTTTCCACACCAGGCTATCCAAatgtctttctccttcctctgtttttggaagcatctttgtttttctaaattatttttctgtggatttttttttgcgATATTAAATCCACTAGAGGGCACTGTGTGTTAGCAAAATAATAGGATGGTGTTTCAAGACCAGAGAAACTACAAAAATAATAGTTAAGGGACATATAACGAGAAGTCTTAAAAAGTATCTTAGAACAGAAGACTAGAATGTACTAaaagaaatgtctgaaaaatTTGGACAGGCAAGCTTTTTTACTTGAACCCAAGTGACTGAATGAGAATATGTTGACTGTTCTTGGTGCAGCAAACAGACAAATCATAATATTTCACAGGCCTTAATGTTTCTTGTAACTTTGCAGAGAGGAATGAATGTGTGCCTTAAAATAGTCATTTTAATATTACTGTAATGTTTTTTGAAACTTACAGGGTGCTGatattttttcagcaaaagtAAATATTGAAGTACAAAGGGCATCTGAATTAGCAATTGCAAccatagaaaaaaatggaggtGTTGTTACAACATCGTTCTACGATCCAAGGAGCCTGGGTAAGGATTTCCAGTTTCTTCTGTCTGTGAGAAGGTGAAATGATCCAAATCTCTCCAAACAGTTCTTACTGGATGatcctcccctttctctcttctgagACATCCAGCAACATATATAACTGCTGTATATATAACACTATGtctttaactgtttttttaaactattcaCCTGTTTAGGCCTCCTAGTGTTTATAGTTATTTACCAATCAGCCAGTTAAAGAAATCTAAGTAGCTCTGTAGCTAGAGGAACTAATAAAAGAttgtttctttgaatttttgtatttcaactTTTCCACACATTTAATAACCCTAGGAAAATTCAGGGACTTATATGGACTTAAATAACAATTGgttgttgatatttttttatttaaaatacttttccacTTAAAGTGAGGAAGTAACTAAGCTAGAGAAGGTCAGAATCGTTCCAGTCAAAATGGCTATTGTTTTGAGAACACTTTCACTGAAGAATGtggctttgctttgcttgagGCTGCATCCTGCCTAATATTCATTCATGCACTTTTTATTGGCCATAATGGAGATCTCATGTGTGAATGAAGCTGAGCACAAGAGGAACAGATATTTTCCAGTGCGCAAAATGTGTTACCCTGGACTGAtacaagtttgtttgttttctgatccAGAAAATGATCTAAATATTGAATTTAAAAGGGTCTGAAAAGTAACTTCCCAACTGTAGCAAAATTTGAGGAGAAGATACTCTCACAAATGCCtaaaaagaatcacagaatagtttgggttggaagggaccttaaaggcatctggttccaaccctctgccatgggcagggacacctcccaccagaccagactgcccaaagccccatccagcctggccttgaacacctccagggatggggcatccacagcttctctgggctgtgccagtgcctcactgccctcagagTGAAGATTTCCTATATCCAGCCTAAATAGGTGTACATACTGTtgattctttatttaaaatacttacaaaaacacaaaattctgTACTCGTTGACTGTGTAAATAGACACTTCTAACCTGGAAGTCCATCTTTGGAATAAGGTGCCATCTTCTGGTttattgtatattgtatatttcCAAAGCAGGCATTATAAATGCATTAGAAATAATGATTCATCTGGATTGTTTTAACTGATCTTTGTAGTAACAGTTGTCACTAGAGTTGTTTGGGTAAGTGAAACTTGTAAGTAAGTATTTAATTCTAAACaagaatttaagatttttttttttgcctgatgTTCTTTAATAAATGAGTTCAACGACTTATTTAGCACAAAATACCCAATGAAAAAGTGTGATGTCTCTAAACGTTGATTTGTAAAGCATCGTATCTAATTTTGTCTCTTCTCTGCACACAGAAATCTTAATTAAGCCAGTAGTGTTTTTTCTGCGTGGCCAGCCTATTCCAAAGCGGCTGCTTCCACCTGAAGATCTAGTTCGTTACTACACGGATGCCAATAATCGGGGGTATCTGGCAGATCCATCCAAGGTTGAAGAAGCCCGGCTTGAACTTGCCAAGAAATATGGTTATTCCCTACCAGACATAACTAAGGATGAGCTCTTCAAAATGTTAAGCACGCGCAAGGATCCCAGGCAGATATTTTTTGGTCTTGCTCCAGGATGGATCGTAAACATGGCAGACAAGAAAATTCTGAAACCAACCGATGAGAGGCTGCTAAAATACTATAGCTCATGAATTCAGGACTAGAGACAACTGCAGGTGTACAGGAAACATCTGGGTATGAAATAATGGATACAaagtggtgtttgttttttttaagactcCTGTTACaccagacaaaacaaaaattattgtTTATGTAATCTACTGGTGTGGCTCtcaatttttttattgtcaCAATACTGTCCGTAAAAAATCTTAATGTTTGGCAATTGTGTAGAGTCTGACATAAATAAAGTGTGTGTTTTGGCACTTTCTCTTGCTATGATTTGCCATttacttttacagaaaaaaatattccagagcTTCATCTGTTTCAGGGGATGATTCCAAAGAGTAGCTTGACTTCATAATTAGTTTGTATTCTTCTCCCTTCAAATAAAATCCAAAACAGGGTTGTTCAAAACAATATTAAGTTTTACAAGTGGTGCATAAAATTTTCTACAACATTAATTGAAATAGCATCTTGAATACCTCTGAGAAGTAAACCATAATTTTTTGTTGGGGAAAATTAGGAACAATTGAAAATATCAAAGTACAGAAGAATTCACTAACCTCTTCAAGTCCACAGACAGCAATGTTTTGCTATTGATGGCAGTGGCAAAACGCAAAAGTGGTTGAGAGATCTTT comes from Aythya fuligula isolate bAytFul2 chromosome 2, bAytFul2.pri, whole genome shotgun sequence and encodes:
- the MRPL15 gene encoding 39S ribosomal protein L15, mitochondrial codes for the protein MSGPGGSRALELLRALPKVSLANLRPSPGSKKKEKRRGRGRYGGRKCGRGHKGERQRGNRPRLGFEGGQTPFYLAIPKYGFNEGHSFRRQYQPLSLQKLQYLIDLGRVDPTQPIDLTQLTNARGITVQPLKRDYGVQLVEEGADIFSAKVNIEVQRASELAIATIEKNGGVVTTSFYDPRSLEILIKPVVFFLRGQPIPKRLLPPEDLVRYYTDANNRGYLADPSKVEEARLELAKKYGYSLPDITKDELFKMLSTRKDPRQIFFGLAPGWIVNMADKKILKPTDERLLKYYSS